One part of the Candidatus Aquiluna sp. UB-MaderosW2red genome encodes these proteins:
- a CDS encoding DUF3817 domain-containing protein: MAGPSISQIPKVRSVIKLFSVSSYITGTFLILLMITWGIRRLPFLGYDLWAGGPNGLISFEQYGVDGEGLPDVGINLTVMILIVHGWLYVLYLYADFRIWTLMRWPLTRFLLIAFGGVVPLLSFYTEHRYKKIANQELAEIEKNAASTSS; the protein is encoded by the coding sequence ATGGCCGGTCCTTCTATCTCTCAAATCCCCAAAGTACGCTCTGTGATAAAGCTTTTTAGCGTGTCTTCTTATATCACAGGAACTTTTTTGATTCTGCTGATGATCACTTGGGGCATTCGAAGATTACCCTTTTTGGGCTACGACCTATGGGCCGGTGGGCCAAACGGCTTAATAAGTTTTGAGCAGTACGGTGTTGATGGTGAAGGCCTGCCGGATGTTGGCATCAACCTCACCGTCATGATTTTGATTGTTCACGGTTGGCTATATGTGCTTTACCTCTACGCTGACTTTAGAATCTGGACACTCATGCGTTGGCCGCTTACTCGCTTTTTGCTCATTGCATTCGGTGGAGTGGTCCCGCTACTAAGTTTTTATACCGAGCACCGTTATAAGAAAATTGCTAATCAAGAATTAGCTGAAATAGAGAAAAATGCAGCCAGTACTAGTAGTTGA
- the guaA gene encoding glutamine-hydrolyzing GMP synthase yields the protein MQPVLVVDFGAQYAQLIARRVREANVYSEIVPHTISAEDLAKKNPAAIILSGGPASVYEPNSPQLDAKILELGVPILGICYGFQVLAQALGGRVDKTGKSEFGATDLNVASAGTLLAGQPDLQVCWMSHGDQVTEAPAGFVVLASTETTPVAAFESVEKRIYGVQWHPEVKHSAQGQEVLKNFLYQGAGLKPDWNSGSVIAEQIERIREQVGDSRVICGLSGGVDSAVAAALVHKAIGDQLTAVFVDHGLLREGEREQVERDYVAATGIRLITVDAEDKFLSALAGVSDPETKRKIIGREFIRTFEEAERQLLSESMADDRPIKFLVQGTLYPDVVESGGGVTAGIKSHHNVGGLPDDLDFELIEPLRTLFKDEVRAIGAELGLPKEIVGRQPFPGPGLGIRIVGEVTKERLNLLRQADAIVREELTKAGQDALIWQCPVVLLADVRSVGVQGDGRSYGHPIVLRPVSSEDAMTADWSRLPYDLLAKISNRITNEVKDVNRVVLDITSKPPGTIEWE from the coding sequence ATGCAGCCAGTACTAGTAGTTGATTTTGGTGCCCAATACGCCCAGCTAATCGCCAGGAGGGTGCGCGAAGCAAACGTGTATTCCGAAATTGTTCCCCACACCATCTCAGCCGAAGATTTGGCCAAGAAAAATCCAGCCGCGATCATTCTTTCGGGCGGCCCAGCCTCGGTTTATGAACCAAACTCACCACAGTTGGATGCAAAGATTTTGGAGCTTGGGGTTCCCATTCTTGGTATTTGCTATGGCTTTCAGGTCTTAGCTCAAGCCCTTGGCGGCCGGGTTGACAAGACCGGCAAGAGCGAATTCGGTGCGACGGATTTGAATGTGGCTTCGGCAGGAACCCTCTTGGCCGGTCAGCCCGATCTGCAGGTTTGCTGGATGAGTCACGGCGATCAAGTCACCGAAGCTCCAGCGGGCTTTGTGGTTCTGGCTTCTACCGAGACAACCCCGGTTGCGGCATTCGAGTCTGTAGAAAAAAGAATATATGGCGTGCAGTGGCACCCGGAAGTAAAGCACTCGGCCCAGGGTCAAGAGGTTTTGAAGAACTTTTTATACCAGGGGGCTGGCCTAAAACCAGACTGGAATTCCGGCAGCGTGATTGCAGAACAGATAGAGCGAATTCGCGAGCAGGTCGGTGACTCCAGGGTAATCTGCGGTCTCTCCGGTGGAGTGGATTCCGCAGTGGCCGCGGCTCTAGTGCATAAAGCAATTGGTGATCAGCTGACGGCGGTATTTGTGGATCACGGACTTTTGCGTGAGGGAGAGCGCGAGCAAGTGGAGCGCGATTACGTGGCCGCTACCGGGATCCGACTCATTACCGTTGATGCCGAAGATAAATTTCTATCTGCGCTCGCTGGGGTTTCTGACCCTGAGACCAAGCGCAAAATAATCGGTAGAGAGTTCATTCGCACATTCGAAGAAGCCGAAAGGCAATTGCTGTCAGAGTCGATGGCCGATGATCGACCAATCAAGTTTTTGGTGCAGGGGACGCTTTATCCGGATGTCGTGGAATCTGGCGGTGGCGTAACCGCGGGCATTAAATCTCACCACAACGTTGGTGGATTGCCGGATGATCTCGACTTTGAGCTCATTGAACCCTTGCGAACTTTGTTCAAAGACGAAGTTCGCGCTATCGGGGCCGAACTGGGTTTGCCAAAAGAAATTGTCGGAAGACAACCCTTCCCGGGCCCGGGCCTCGGAATTCGGATTGTTGGTGAGGTTACCAAGGAGCGGTTGAACCTATTACGCCAAGCCGATGCGATTGTTCGTGAAGAGCTCACAAAAGCGGGGCAGGATGCCTTGATTTGGCAGTGTCCGGTTGTGCTCTTGGCTGACGTTAGGTCGGTTGGGGTGCAAGGAGATGGCAGAAGCTACGGCCATCCGATTGTTTTGAGGCCGGTGTCATCAGAGGACGCCATGACTGCGGATTGGTCGAGGTTGCCCTATGACCTGCTGGCTAAGATTTCGAACCGAATAACCAACGAGGTCAAAGACGTGAACCGGGTGGTGTTGGATATCACCTCCAAGCCGCCCGGCACCATCGAATGGGAGTAG
- a CDS encoding glycerophosphodiester phosphodiesterase family protein → MQIFGHRGACGYLPENTMESFELAFQLGSDAIEFDVVMTKDGHLVIRHDNDLSHTTDIANHSFLSNKVEELNLEDVKKLRAIERYPEGRSGSAAKDGQYSIPELSEVLNNPAFDQKHLIIELKFGKHFAALGLNPVEALARILEESGWQGRGMRITIECFEFDILQQLRDRISRPARFVFLSAPDMLPTGVTLLTDELLAQIAKNFDGLSLAISMALRGDLVMRAKAMGLETYLFTARIETAEGGVDEWFKMLVETGVDGIFCDQPDQLAKVVSSLT, encoded by the coding sequence GTGCAGATTTTTGGCCACCGCGGAGCCTGCGGCTACCTCCCGGAAAACACAATGGAGTCCTTCGAGCTAGCATTCCAGCTCGGGAGCGACGCGATTGAATTCGATGTCGTGATGACCAAAGACGGCCACCTAGTTATTCGACACGATAACGACCTCAGTCACACCACGGACATCGCCAATCACAGTTTCTTATCCAATAAAGTCGAAGAACTAAATCTCGAAGACGTGAAAAAACTTAGAGCTATTGAGCGCTACCCCGAGGGACGCAGCGGCTCCGCCGCCAAAGACGGTCAGTATTCGATTCCGGAACTGTCTGAGGTCTTGAACAATCCTGCTTTTGATCAAAAACACCTAATTATTGAACTGAAATTTGGCAAGCATTTTGCGGCCCTCGGGCTGAATCCGGTCGAGGCGCTGGCAAGGATTCTGGAAGAATCTGGCTGGCAAGGGCGCGGGATGCGAATCACGATTGAGTGCTTCGAGTTTGACATTTTGCAACAACTTCGAGACCGGATTTCTAGGCCCGCTCGCTTTGTATTTCTGTCTGCTCCCGACATGCTCCCGACTGGCGTTACGCTGCTGACCGATGAGTTGTTGGCCCAGATAGCCAAGAACTTTGATGGCTTATCGCTCGCCATATCAATGGCACTTCGTGGAGATTTGGTCATGCGAGCCAAGGCCATGGGTCTTGAAACATACCTGTTTACCGCAAGGATCGAGACCGCAGAAGGCGGGGTCGATGAATGGTTCAAAATGCTTGTCGAAACCGGGGTTGATGGAATCTTCTGCGACCAGCCAGACCAGTTGGCCAAAGTAGTCAGTTCTCTCACCTAG
- a CDS encoding ATP-dependent helicase: protein MQLDIFENLNPDSLLEGLNPQQRAAVVHRGRALLIVAGAGSGKTRVLTHRIAHMLHSKEVWPSQVLAITFTNKAAAEMRERIENLIGPSGQGMWIKTFHSACLQILRREAQRLGHDANFTVYDTQDTRALLRRLLREAGAEDADIKPQQAAAIISNAKNELKDAEDFARNADRSNPKERIVSEVYLAYTNELKRNNAFDFDDLIAETVHLLRAFPEVRARYQKRFRQVLVDEYQDTNHAQYALIREFTRPLPDEYAIYDDQTAEQLMPAELTVVGDSDQSIYAFRGADIRNITEFERDFPGAATILLEQNYRSTQNILSAANTVISQNPYRPAKNLWTDQGAGELISLFTGLDERNEAAFIVDKISELHGEGVAYRDIAVLYRTNALTPSLEAELKSQRVPYAVIGGLKFFERKEIKDALAYLSAISNGRNDEAVRRVINVPARGIGDKTELKLAQFARSQDVPFRHALLRAHELGLGPKLTASVLEFGELLNELDALTATDGPAEVLKLALERSGYRSILEASRDPQDEARVDNLDALLGQLFEWQAQNPEGTVADYLAEVTLSASADEIEDESGTISLMTLHTAKGLEYQVIFMIGLEQGTLPHVRSFDEPGGLQEERRLMYVGMTRARERLFLSHALQRTLFGNTASFMPSAFLSDIPAELLDAEGAERQPLTQSTGFQKRSSWQGAINTVAQVRDNKELSLEVGDKISHDAFGAGKVIGVTGNPPKQTAEVRFESGITKRLLVKMAPIQKH, encoded by the coding sequence ATGCAATTAGACATTTTTGAGAACCTAAACCCAGATTCCCTGCTTGAGGGGTTGAATCCACAACAGCGAGCTGCCGTGGTGCACCGTGGCCGCGCACTTTTGATTGTGGCTGGTGCCGGCAGTGGTAAGACGCGGGTGTTGACCCACCGCATCGCCCACATGCTGCACTCTAAGGAGGTTTGGCCAAGCCAAGTCCTCGCTATTACATTCACCAATAAGGCCGCGGCTGAGATGCGAGAGCGCATCGAAAACCTGATAGGGCCTTCTGGTCAGGGGATGTGGATCAAGACTTTTCACTCTGCTTGTTTGCAGATTCTTCGGCGCGAGGCGCAGCGCCTTGGGCACGATGCTAATTTCACGGTCTACGACACGCAGGACACCAGGGCGCTTCTAAGAAGACTGCTGCGTGAGGCCGGTGCCGAAGACGCCGACATCAAGCCACAGCAGGCCGCTGCAATTATTTCCAATGCCAAAAACGAACTAAAAGACGCCGAGGATTTTGCCCGAAATGCCGATCGGTCAAACCCCAAGGAGCGAATCGTCTCCGAGGTTTACTTGGCTTATACCAATGAACTTAAGCGCAATAATGCCTTTGATTTTGACGACCTAATTGCCGAAACCGTTCATCTACTGCGGGCTTTTCCTGAGGTGCGAGCTAGGTATCAAAAAAGATTTAGGCAGGTTTTGGTAGATGAATATCAAGACACTAACCACGCTCAATACGCTTTAATTCGCGAGTTCACCAGGCCGCTTCCGGATGAATATGCCATCTACGATGACCAAACAGCCGAGCAGCTAATGCCAGCTGAATTGACCGTGGTGGGCGATTCGGATCAATCCATCTATGCGTTTCGCGGCGCTGACATTAGAAATATCACCGAGTTTGAAAGAGATTTCCCCGGAGCGGCCACCATTCTCCTCGAACAAAACTATCGCTCCACCCAAAACATCCTTTCGGCGGCCAACACGGTGATTTCCCAAAACCCTTATCGGCCAGCTAAAAACCTTTGGACCGATCAGGGAGCCGGCGAGCTGATCTCGCTTTTCACTGGATTAGACGAGCGTAACGAAGCGGCATTTATAGTCGACAAGATATCCGAACTGCACGGTGAGGGCGTCGCCTACCGGGATATTGCCGTGCTTTATCGGACCAACGCGCTAACCCCTTCTTTAGAGGCGGAGCTCAAGAGCCAAAGAGTCCCCTACGCCGTGATTGGTGGTTTGAAGTTCTTTGAGCGAAAGGAAATCAAAGACGCGCTGGCCTATCTTTCTGCTATCTCAAATGGCAGAAATGACGAGGCGGTCAGGCGCGTCATCAATGTTCCGGCCCGTGGCATAGGGGATAAGACCGAACTCAAACTCGCTCAATTCGCAAGAAGTCAGGATGTGCCTTTCAGGCACGCCTTGCTCCGCGCGCATGAATTAGGGCTTGGTCCAAAACTCACCGCCTCGGTCTTAGAGTTCGGGGAATTGCTCAATGAGCTGGATGCTCTGACTGCTACCGATGGCCCGGCTGAGGTTCTAAAGCTCGCGCTTGAAAGAAGTGGCTATCGATCAATCCTTGAGGCCTCCAGAGACCCGCAGGATGAAGCAAGGGTAGACAACCTAGATGCGCTACTGGGTCAGCTTTTCGAATGGCAAGCCCAGAACCCGGAGGGCACGGTAGCTGACTATCTAGCCGAGGTAACTCTTTCGGCTTCGGCCGATGAGATTGAAGATGAGTCGGGCACCATTTCGCTGATGACTTTGCACACCGCCAAGGGTTTGGAATATCAGGTGATATTCATGATTGGTCTTGAGCAAGGCACCTTGCCACACGTTCGTTCCTTCGATGAACCGGGTGGCCTGCAGGAAGAACGCAGGCTGATGTATGTCGGGATGACCAGGGCTCGAGAGCGACTATTTTTATCTCACGCCCTGCAGCGCACCCTGTTTGGTAATACCGCAAGCTTTATGCCTTCGGCATTTTTATCGGATATTCCAGCCGAGCTCTTAGATGCCGAGGGTGCGGAACGCCAGCCACTAACTCAAAGCACCGGTTTCCAGAAACGATCCAGTTGGCAAGGAGCAATCAATACCGTGGCTCAGGTGCGGGACAACAAGGAGTTATCTCTTGAAGTGGGCGACAAGATTTCTCATGATGCATTTGGCGCTGGCAAGGTTATTGGTGTCACCGGCAACCCTCCAAAGCAAACCGCAGAGGTTAGATTCGAATCCGGAATCACCAAGCGGTTATTGGTGAAGATGGCTCCGATTCAAAAGCATTAG
- the sucC gene encoding ADP-forming succinate--CoA ligase subunit beta: MDLFEYQARDLFEAYGVPVLQGLIADTPEEAEAAAQKIGGTVVVKAQVKTGGRGKAGGVKVVHSPQEAKDAAAKILGLDIKGHVVKRVMIAEGAQIEQEFYFSVLLDRSNRTFLVLCSVEGGIEIEQLAVERPEALARIAISATQGIDLAKAKEIAVAGGFPAELVDKVAPVFVKLYEVFTKEDATLVEVNPLVMTNDGRILALDGKVTLDENAEFRHERAEMERDQLDPLEAKAKAMDLNYVKLDGEVGIIGNGAGLVMSTLDVVAYAGERHGNVKPANFLDIGGGASAEVMAAGLDVILNDPQVKSVLVNVFGGITACDAVANGIVGALNTLGDRAKKPLVVRLDGNNVEEGRKILSDFNHPLVSLADTMDGGADLAAALANK, from the coding sequence TTGGATTTATTTGAATATCAAGCGCGTGACCTTTTTGAGGCTTATGGAGTCCCTGTTTTACAGGGTCTGATCGCGGATACCCCGGAAGAAGCTGAAGCTGCAGCTCAAAAAATTGGCGGGACGGTAGTTGTCAAGGCCCAGGTAAAAACCGGTGGCCGCGGCAAGGCCGGCGGCGTCAAGGTGGTTCACTCGCCTCAAGAAGCTAAAGATGCGGCCGCCAAGATTCTTGGGCTAGACATTAAAGGTCACGTAGTCAAGCGGGTGATGATTGCCGAGGGCGCTCAGATTGAGCAGGAGTTTTACTTCTCAGTCCTACTGGATCGTTCTAACCGGACCTTCTTGGTGCTCTGCAGCGTCGAGGGCGGCATCGAGATAGAGCAGCTAGCGGTTGAGCGGCCAGAGGCGCTCGCAAGGATTGCGATCTCGGCGACTCAGGGTATTGATTTGGCAAAGGCCAAAGAGATTGCAGTGGCCGGCGGGTTCCCCGCCGAGCTGGTTGACAAGGTCGCTCCAGTATTTGTGAAGCTCTACGAGGTCTTCACAAAAGAGGATGCAACTTTGGTGGAGGTAAACCCTCTGGTGATGACCAATGACGGCCGGATTTTGGCTCTTGACGGCAAGGTAACCCTTGATGAGAACGCTGAGTTTAGGCACGAGCGCGCCGAAATGGAGCGCGATCAGTTGGATCCACTTGAAGCCAAAGCCAAGGCGATGGATTTGAACTACGTGAAGCTCGATGGTGAAGTTGGAATCATCGGCAATGGCGCGGGTCTTGTGATGTCAACTTTGGATGTTGTGGCATACGCCGGTGAAAGACACGGCAATGTAAAGCCGGCCAACTTTTTAGACATCGGCGGAGGTGCATCTGCCGAGGTTATGGCAGCTGGTCTCGACGTCATTTTGAACGACCCTCAAGTCAAGAGTGTCCTTGTAAATGTCTTCGGTGGCATCACCGCTTGCGACGCCGTTGCGAATGGGATTGTTGGCGCTCTAAACACTTTGGGAGACAGGGCCAAAAAACCACTGGTTGTTCGCCTTGATGGTAATAACGTTGAAGAGGGCAGAAAGATTCTTTCCGATTTCAATCACCCACTAGTTTCTTTGGCCGACACGATGGATGGCGGTGCGGACCTAGCTGCCGCATTGGCCAATAAGTAG
- the sucD gene encoding succinate--CoA ligase subunit alpha produces the protein MAIYLNKDSRIIVQGMTGAEGMKHTTRMLAGGSNIVGGVNPRKAGETVTVLDKELPVFGTVKEAMEKTGANVSVIFVPPAFAKAAILEAIDAEIELAVAITEGIPVHDSASAWAYNVDKGLKTRLIGPNCPGIISPGESNAGITPSDITGKGPIGLVSKSGTLTYQMMFELRDIGFSTAIGIGGDPVVGTTHIDALEAFENDPETMAIVLIGEIGGDSEEKAAEYISKHVTKPVVAYVAGFTAPEGKTMGHAGAIVSGSAGTAQAKKEAFEAVGVKVGKTPSETAALMREIIAKL, from the coding sequence ATGGCAATTTACCTAAACAAAGACTCCCGCATCATCGTGCAGGGCATGACCGGCGCAGAGGGCATGAAGCACACCACCCGCATGCTGGCAGGTGGCTCAAACATCGTCGGTGGCGTGAACCCCCGCAAGGCCGGTGAAACCGTAACCGTTTTGGATAAAGAGCTGCCAGTTTTTGGAACAGTTAAAGAGGCGATGGAAAAGACCGGCGCTAATGTTTCGGTGATCTTCGTGCCGCCAGCTTTTGCAAAGGCTGCGATTCTCGAAGCTATCGACGCCGAGATTGAACTTGCGGTAGCAATCACCGAAGGAATTCCGGTTCACGACTCAGCTTCGGCCTGGGCCTATAACGTCGATAAGGGGCTAAAGACCCGACTTATCGGCCCAAACTGCCCGGGCATCATCAGTCCCGGCGAGTCAAATGCTGGCATTACCCCCTCGGACATTACCGGCAAGGGCCCAATTGGTTTGGTTTCCAAAAGTGGAACCTTGACCTACCAGATGATGTTCGAACTCAGGGACATCGGTTTTTCCACCGCTATTGGAATCGGCGGTGACCCAGTTGTGGGAACCACCCATATCGATGCGCTCGAGGCCTTTGAGAATGACCCGGAAACCATGGCTATTGTTCTGATTGGTGAAATTGGTGGCGACTCTGAAGAAAAGGCCGCCGAATACATCTCTAAGCATGTCACCAAGCCGGTGGTCGCTTATGTCGCAGGCTTCACCGCCCCCGAGGGTAAGACTATGGGTCACGCTGGCGCAATTGTTTCTGGTTCGGCTGGGACCGCTCAGGCCAAGAAGGAAGCTTTTGAAGCAGTAGGCGTCAAGGTTGGAAAGACTCCTTCGGAGACTGCCGCTTTGATGCGCGAGATTATCGCCAAGCTGTAA